taggcgaGTGCCACTAACACGGCTTGTCGAAAGTTTTTGCTTGTCGAAAGTCCTTCGATTGGCAGTGTATTAAATCGGCTTAGAGTTTGCTGTTTCAATTTGTCCTTACAGAACGATGGGAAGCACAGGCTACACGTGTATACGGCGGACGTTTTGTTCCTTCAACATCCTGATCTGGGTACGTAGTGGTCCGTCCGGGTGGGGGCCTTTTCATCCCTGGCAAGCATCTCATACCGCATTTCCGTTTCACAGCTCTGCGGAAGCGGATTCTTGGCGATAGGCGTGTGGCTGCACTTTGCGTATCCCGGCTATGCGACGTTACTGCCCGACCATGCCGTGCTCAGTGCCGATTCCCTCTTCATCACCGTCGGCGTACTGAGCTTCGTGATTGCGTTCTTCGGTTGCTGCGGATCGTGGTTCCAGTCGCGATGCTTCCTAGTGATAGTGAGTGCCGCTCCGCGGTTCAGGACACTTTCAAAGGACAcattttcacatttctttCCTCTGTCTCTCTACGCGCGCAGTACTTCACCCTGGTCGTGTTCCTGTTCCTTAGTGAGTTTTTGCTCGGCTCGCTGGCGTTTGTGTTCCGCGGCGGTATCGGGCGTATGCTGGCGCACGAACTAAAGTACGGTATCGAGAAGCACTACAACGTGAGCGACCGTGGAGGCTTTTTCACGCCATCGGTCGCCACCATTTGGGATAAGCTGCAGGTTGACGTAAGTGTCCCAGGCGTTCGAACGATTCCCGGTAATAGGCTGGGCTTAACATCCTGGGCCTTTTTTATTCCCCTAGCTCCAATGTTGTGGTGTTTCGTCGTACGAAGACTGGCACGATATCAGTGCGTGGCCCGGCGAGCGGTGGGTGCCTCGTTCCTGCTGTCGTCCCCAGTATGGCGCCGTGTTTCTGGAAGGATCCGGTGACGACCTACCGAGCGTTGACTGTCGAAAGTATGTAACCCCTGTGGTTCGTCCTGCGCTTCCGGACCATTCCGATCTCAGACCATTCCGCTTTTCCACAGAGCTGGCGATCCATCGTTGCTGTGGGACAAAAGCTGTGGCCAAATTCTGCAGATGTGGTTCGTGCAACGGCTTCACGTCGTGGGAACGGTAGGGCTCGTTATAGGGTTTCTTCAGCTGTTCGGTCTCATATCTTCCATGCTGCTGTTCTGCACCGTGAAACACAAACGGTCCTC
The nucleotide sequence above comes from Anopheles bellator chromosome 1, idAnoBellAS_SP24_06.2, whole genome shotgun sequence. Encoded proteins:
- the LOC131210916 gene encoding tetraspanin-9, with translation MGSTGYTCIRRTFCSFNILIWLCGSGFLAIGVWLHFAYPGYATLLPDHAVLSADSLFITVGVLSFVIAFFGCCGSWFQSRCFLVIYFTLVVFLFLSEFLLGSLAFVFRGGIGRMLAHELKYGIEKHYNVSDRGGFFTPSVATIWDKLQVDLQCCGVSSYEDWHDISAWPGERWVPRSCCRPQYGAVFLEGSGDDLPSVDCRKAGDPSLLWDKSCGQILQMWFVQRLHVVGTVGLVIGFLQLFGLISSMLLFCTVKHKRSSKTYKSYSPTVDTTLNRNGTSGTYMDD